In Acidimicrobiales bacterium, one DNA window encodes the following:
- a CDS encoding sulfotransferase, with product MTDHQYVFIGGLHRSGTSLLFQVLRDHPEVSGFRATGVREDEGQHLQSTYAPAKAFGGAGKFARKPQAHLVEVDDDTAARHRGELMAAWSPHWDLARRVLVEKSPPNLVHMRYLQSVFPGARFIVILRHPVTTSLATKKWRRTQTLWSLIRHWVVAHDLALEDAQHLDHFLLVKYEDLVSDPTTTLDTVQRFIGVEPVATLADGAIDASVSDKYTARWHALNGLYTRALVRRFGDDARRYGYDLDAP from the coding sequence ATGACCGACCACCAATACGTCTTCATCGGCGGGCTGCACCGCAGCGGCACGAGCCTGCTGTTCCAGGTCTTGCGCGACCACCCCGAGGTGAGTGGGTTTCGCGCGACTGGCGTGCGCGAGGACGAGGGTCAGCACCTCCAGTCGACGTACGCGCCGGCCAAGGCGTTCGGTGGCGCCGGCAAGTTCGCCCGGAAGCCGCAAGCGCATCTCGTCGAGGTCGACGACGACACTGCGGCGCGCCACCGCGGCGAGCTCATGGCGGCGTGGAGCCCGCACTGGGACCTCGCACGACGCGTGCTCGTCGAGAAGTCGCCTCCCAACCTCGTGCACATGCGCTACCTGCAGTCGGTGTTCCCCGGAGCGCGCTTCATCGTCATCCTCCGCCACCCCGTAACGACCTCGCTGGCCACGAAGAAGTGGCGACGCACGCAAACGCTCTGGTCGCTCATCCGGCATTGGGTGGTCGCCCACGACCTAGCGCTAGAGGACGCGCAACACCTCGACCACTTCCTACTCGTGAAGTACGAAGACCTCGTGAGCGACCCGACCACAACGCTGGACACCGTGCAGCGCTTCATCGGCGTGGAGCCGGTCGCGACCCTCGCCGACGGCGCCATCGACGCGTCGGTCTCCGACAAGTACACGGCCCGGTGGCACGCCCTCAACGGCCTGTACACACGCGCCCTCGTACGCCGGTTCGGCGACGACGCCCGACGGTACGGTTATGACCTCGACGCGCCGTAG
- a CDS encoding sulfotransferase, which produces MNVKVLYILGTQRGGTTIAGRVAGALPGFAYGGEMHRLWERGVGTEVRCGCGQRLAACPVWSRAMPAALAGTDAALARAWQRAAAPDRASAGKLARLLSGRRGDADAKYAALTGRVYAAFADATNARVVVDASKLPTDAYVAAKSGVDAYVLHVVRDPRGIAYSLARRADAEAHAHPRQVMLASALWAGRNATAVALRHVVGADRFLTLRYEDLAADPSGTMARVACFVGEDAVLPVGTDGTVLLPTAHTPTGEGRFVARPVALSEDRAWVAALGAADFRLTTALTAPMRWRYGYRAARP; this is translated from the coding sequence ATGAACGTGAAGGTCCTCTACATCCTGGGCACGCAGCGAGGCGGCACGACCATCGCGGGACGCGTCGCCGGCGCGCTGCCCGGCTTCGCGTACGGCGGTGAAATGCATCGCTTGTGGGAACGCGGAGTCGGGACAGAGGTGCGCTGCGGCTGCGGGCAACGTCTCGCCGCGTGCCCCGTGTGGTCACGCGCGATGCCGGCAGCGCTCGCCGGGACGGACGCCGCGCTGGCGCGGGCGTGGCAACGCGCCGCCGCGCCCGACCGTGCTTCGGCTGGCAAGCTGGCGCGGTTGCTGTCCGGGCGCCGCGGCGACGCCGACGCGAAGTACGCCGCGCTGACGGGACGGGTGTATGCAGCCTTCGCCGACGCGACCAACGCGCGCGTCGTCGTCGATGCCTCGAAACTGCCGACCGACGCTTACGTGGCGGCGAAGTCGGGTGTCGACGCGTACGTTCTGCATGTGGTGCGCGACCCCCGCGGGATCGCGTACTCCCTGGCGCGGCGCGCCGACGCCGAAGCGCACGCCCACCCGCGGCAAGTGATGCTCGCCAGCGCGCTCTGGGCCGGGCGCAACGCCACTGCTGTGGCCCTGCGCCACGTCGTCGGCGCCGACCGCTTCCTGACGCTGCGCTATGAGGACCTGGCCGCGGATCCGTCGGGCACGATGGCCCGCGTGGCCTGCTTCGTCGGCGAGGACGCCGTCCTTCCCGTCGGCACCGACGGCACCGTCCTGCTACCCACCGCGCACACGCCGACGGGCGAAGGCCGCTTCGTCGCACGACCCGTGGCCCTCAGCGAAGACCGTGCGTGGGTCGCAGCGCTGGGCGCCGCCGACTTCCGACTCACCACGGCCCTGACCGCGCCCATGCGGTGGCGCTACGGGTATCGCGCCGCGCGGCCATGA
- a CDS encoding sulfotransferase, translating to MTLPRFVVAGVPKAGTTSLYHYLAAQSGVYVSDVKEINFLSYPGAEEALQRYPWLRFPVTSVEQYEALFAPAADRVPIDFSPSCFRSHVAVDRIRQFVPAAGILLVLRDPVGRAWSAYQHRIRKGYERRGPEDALVAGDRVVDMGFYADRVEELRRAFGAERVGVWLFDDLSADPVATVGSILRHVGATPAEPAKIDGRAHNAARLPRSQFLHRLFPDHARRRAILERVPRGALRPLEWVWRANQRAGDAIPEATEARLRALYAEDVARLQAILQRDLTGWLPGARV from the coding sequence ATGACGCTGCCGCGCTTTGTCGTCGCCGGCGTGCCCAAGGCCGGCACCACGTCGCTGTACCACTACCTCGCCGCGCAGTCCGGCGTGTACGTCAGCGACGTGAAGGAGATCAACTTCCTCTCCTATCCGGGAGCCGAAGAGGCGCTCCAGCGCTACCCATGGCTGCGCTTCCCGGTCACCTCCGTTGAGCAGTACGAGGCCCTGTTCGCGCCGGCCGCTGATCGGGTGCCGATCGACTTCTCGCCGTCGTGCTTTCGCAGTCATGTCGCCGTCGACCGCATTCGTCAGTTCGTGCCCGCCGCCGGGATACTGCTCGTCCTGCGCGATCCCGTCGGCCGTGCGTGGTCGGCGTATCAGCACCGCATCCGTAAGGGCTACGAGCGGCGCGGTCCGGAGGATGCGCTCGTCGCCGGCGATCGCGTCGTCGACATGGGCTTTTACGCGGACCGTGTCGAGGAACTGCGGCGTGCCTTCGGTGCCGAGCGCGTGGGCGTGTGGTTGTTCGACGATCTGTCGGCCGATCCGGTCGCAACCGTCGGCAGCATCCTGCGCCACGTCGGCGCGACACCGGCCGAGCCGGCGAAGATCGACGGGCGCGCACACAACGCCGCGCGCTTGCCGCGTAGCCAGTTCCTCCATCGCCTGTTTCCCGACCACGCGCGTCGCCGCGCCATCCTCGAGCGCGTGCCGCGCGGCGCGCTGAGGCCGCTCGAGTGGGTGTGGCGCGCGAACCAGCGCGCCGGAGACGCCATCCCCGAGGCCACCGAAGCCCGATTGCGCGCCCTGTACGCGGAAGATGTGGCGCGGTTGCAAGCGATCCTTCAGCGAGACCTCACCGGCTGGCTGCCTGGCGCGAGGGTGTAG